CCGCCGACGAAGGCTGCGCCGGCCGCATCGCCGGGGCTGCTGCGTTGGGGGGCCGGTGCCGGCGCGCTGCTGCCCGCGGGGGCGCTGGCACGGCGGGCCGCCTTCTGGCTGTTATCGCTTGCGGTCGGCGGCGCTGCCACGACCTCGGCGAGCAGGGCCTTATGCTGGGGCTTGTTGAGGTAGCCCGACGAAGGATAGCCGCGCGCGGCCTGCCAGCGCTTGATGACGGACCGGGTCTCCTCGTTGAACACGCCGGTCTGCTTGGTGTCGAAGCCAAGCCCGGTGAGGCGACGCTGCACGTCGCGGCGCTGGTTCTTGTCGAGGCCCATCTGGTCCTCGGTGAGCTGAGAGGCCTCATCGGTGAAGGCTGCGGGATCGACGCCAGCATTGAGGGTGCGGGTCGCCGTCGACGGGCCGCTCTTGATCGCGGCGAGCCGCGCCAGCGCGAGCGCTTTGAACTGGCCGTTCGGATAGGCCGCCAGGTAGGCGTTGAGCTCTTCCGGCTTGTTGCTCTCCTTCACCGAGCGCCAGTATTCTAGCTCGACACCGTCATTGCTACCGCTTGCCGCCGGTACGACGCCGGAAGCGGTGGGGGCCGCGTTGGCAACCTGGGTGGTCGGAGCCTGGTTGAGATAGACCGCGCCGATCAGATTGGTGTGGCCCCAGGGCAGCTGGCCCTTGTGGGTCTCCTCGTTGACCTGGGCGCGCACCGACGTCATCGCCTGCTGGATCTCGACGCCGGGCCTGGTGATGTTGTCGATCAGCGCGCGGGTGAACGGGCTGTTATTGCCTTCCTGGCCGTCGAGCGCGGTCTGGCCCGGGCCGGTGGCGAACGCGATCAGCGTGCCTTCACCGGACTTCATCTCGGCAAGGCCGCTCTGCACGTTGACGCTGCGGGTCGCCGAGTTCGACTTGATCTTGGCAGCGAACGGATTGTCGCGGCAGGCATCGAGGAACACGAGCTTGACCTTGGCATCGCCCATGGTCTGCTCGAGCGTCAGGTCGATGTTGATGGCGGCGCCAAGCTTGACGTCCATCTCCGACTTGATGTCGGCGTCGACCGGCAGGAGATAGTTGGTGCCGCCGACGGCGATGCCGTGGCCGGCATAGTAGAACAGCGCGATGTCGGAGCCCTGCGCCTTGCGGCCGAAATCGAGCAGCTTCTCCGTCATCTGGTCGCGGCTGAGGTTGGATCCTTCGATCACGTCGAAGCCGACGTTGCGCAGCGTCGCCGCCATCGCCTTGGCGTCGATTGGCGGGTTCGGCAATTGCGCGACGTTCTTGTAGGAGCCGTTGCCGACGACAAAGGCGACGCGGCGGTCCGCTTTCGCGGCGCTGACCGACAAGGCCATGCACATCAGCGACGCGAGGAGGGTGAGATAGCGCATCTGAAATCCCCAGAATCGAATTGCAGGCAGCAACAAATCGACAACGAACCTACACGAAGTGCCCGACTTCGCGCCACCAGAACGGCGGTACGGTCCACTCAACCCATTGCTGTGTGGCCGAATGTGCACGATAGAGTGCCCCTCCAAAGTGATCCAAATCACGCTCGACCACTTTGTTTGGTCGCGCGAGGCGGCGCGGGGTTCACTGCGCGCGGGCGGGAACCGGCGAAGCCGGCTTTAAATTCAGGAGATTGCCGCAGAGGATCAGCGCTGCGCCGAGGACGGTCCAGGCATCGAGCCGTTCGGAATAGAGCAGCCAGCCAGCGGTGGCGGTCAGCGGAACCCGCAGGAAGTCCATGGGAACCACGATCGTCGCGTCGGCGTAGCGGAGCGCGCTGGGGAGGCAGTAGTGCGAGAATGTGCCGCAGACCCCGATGACGAAGAGCCAGCCCCAAAGGGTGGCTGACGGCCAGGTCCAGACATAGAGCGTCGGCAGCAGGCCTACGACAAACTGCACCACGGTCATCCAGAACAGGATCGACAATGCGCTCTCGGTCCTGGTCAGCGATTTCGCCAGGATCATGGAGATGCTGAAGCCGATTGCGGCTCCGAGCGCGATCAGCTGGCCCGGATTGATCTCGCTGGTGGCGGGACGCACGATCATGACGACGCCGACGACACCCAGCACGACCGCGGCGATCTTCCAGACGGTCATGCGCTCGGACAGGAAGGTTGCGGCCATCAGCGCGGTCCAGATCGGCATGGTGAATTCGATCGCCACCACCTGGCCGATCCCGATCAGCGTCAGGGCATAGAACCAGCCGAGCTGTGCGAAATAGTGGACGCCGTTGCGGGCGAGGTGCTGGGGCAGGCGTTTGGTCGCGACCGCCTTGAAGCCACCGCTCCGGTAGATCATCGGCAGCAGCAGCGCGAACCCGATCACCGAGCGCACTTCTATGATTTGGAAGACGTTGAGCTCGCGCGTGGCCTCGCGCCCGGCCACCGCCAGGACCAGCATCAGCGCCAGCCAGCCGGCCATCCAGAGTGCAGCCATCGATTTGGACGGTGTCGGGGGCATTGGCGGCGCGGGAGATCGAACGTGAGGGGACGGCCGGTATCGGCGACATCGGCGCGGTTTGCAACGGCCAAAACTGCGGATGCAGCGATGCAGGACGGCGTGCTAAGGCTTGGGTGAACAACGACAAAAAACGGGAGAATTTCGCTCATGCGCATCTTGCAGCCGGCCGAATGGAAGAAACCACGCGGCTTTTCTCATGGCGTGGAGGTGGAGGGGCCGGGCCGCTGGGTGGTGCTGGCCGGTCAGACCGGCGGCGACGAGGCCGGCAATTACGCGCCCGACATGGCAGCGCAGGTTGCGACCGCGCTGAAGCGGATCGTTAAGCTCCTGGGCGAGGCCGGTGCCGGTCCCGAGCACATCGTCCGCCTGACCTGGTACCTGACCAGCCGCAGCGAATATGAAGCTGCGGGCGCCGGCATCGGCGCAGCCTGGAAGGAAATGCTCGGGCGCAACTTCCCGCCCTCGACACTCCTCTATATCGGCGGTCTCGTCGATGAGCGCGCCAAGGTCGAGATCGAGGTCACCGCGTTCATCCCGAACGCATAAAAAAATCGACCCGGCGCGGACGCCGGGTCGATTGTCGTGTCACTGACTGTCCTACTTCGACAGCGAGATGTTGGCGCCGCGGAACTGGCTGTCGGCGCGCATCGCGACGCTCTGCTTGTTGCCACTCGTCTTCAGCGAGATGTTGGCGTTGAAGCCGGCGGTGGAGGCGACCAGCTCGTAATTGCCGCCGGCGCCACGGCCCTGCAGCGATCCCGAGATGTTGCGGCTGGCCTCGGACCAGCTGCCGGCGATGGCGCCGCCTTCAGCCCTGACGTTGGCGCCGAGGTTGAACTTGTAGGCGTCGCTGGCGCAGGTCAGCGACATCTCCATGGTGGGGCCGATCGGGGCGTATTTGGCCCGGCAGCGGATCCGCTCGGTCGAGCCGTCGTCCAGCGTCACGGTGCCGCTACCGTTCCACGTACCCGCCAGTGGAGCAAACGGGCCGGACTGGGCCTTGCCTTCAGAGTGGGCGAGCCCTGCCGCAAACAAAACGGCGGCCGCGATCAGCAGCCGCCGGTTTCGGGCGCGAGCCTCGATAGGTTTATTGGCGCGATGCTTCCCACCGCCCACTGCACGGTATGCCTGCAGATGCTCCATTCCACTTCCCCGATCCGGCGTTGCCGTTGAGTTGACCGTTGGCATATGCACCATTGATCGAAACTTTCACAAGTCCCCCGCTGCCGATGGTGCCGGAAACGTTAGCGCCGGGCGCGGTGATCTTGCCGTCGGCGACGGTGAGCATGGAGCTTGCGGTGGGCTCGCAGGAGCCGGTCTTGGTCACGATGGTGACGTGCCAGTTGCCGTCATAGGGGCTCTGGGCGAAAGCGGGAGCGGCAAGGGTGCCGGCGACAACTGAAGCGGCACAGAACGCCGCGATGCGACCAAAACGCATGAATTCCGTCCTTGAATGTGTCTGAGATGCTGACGCTTATTCGGACGAAATGTGACGGAAATTTGTTGCAATGCCAAAGCGAAAATTGTTCCAGTGGAAACAATAGTTTATTTGCGTTTTCGGCTCCAATTTTCGAAGCAGAATCAATGCGGCCTCACGTTAATTGTAAACGTGAGGCGAGAGACTCAGGGGTGGGACTTAGGAGAGGCCTGCTTAGGAAAGGCTTGCTTAGGAAAGGCTTGGCGCCGAAGTCGCGAACTGCTCGTCCTGGACCTTGGCCGGCAGCGCCTTGTGGACCTTGGCATAGTCGATCACATCGGCCAGCAGCTTGAGGCCCAGCGGGGCGAGGGCGCGCTCCCACAGCTCGCGAGCGGTCTCGCCCTTCTTCACGAAGCACCAGTCCTGGGCGGCGATGGCGCCGGCGTCCATGCGGTCGGCGAGATGATAGATCGTGCCGCCGGCGATCGGATCGCCCTCCTTGATGGTCCATTCCACCGCAGCCTTGCCACGATGTCGCGGCAGCAGCGAGGGATGATAGCCGATCCCGCCGAGCTTCGCGGCGGCGAGGGCGTCCTTGCCGATCCGGGCGTGGCTGTGTGCGGTGATGATCAGATCGGTGTCGGGGGCGATTTCGGAGGCGACCACCAGCTTGGGATTGGTCTGCACCGCCACCTCGATCCCGGCCGCCTTGGCGGCCGCAGCGAGGCGATCCTCGGCGTCGGCCACCACGACCCGCACAACCGGAAAGCCGTGCTCCCGGAGCATGTTCAGGGTGGTCACGCCGAAATGGCGGGAGCCGACAAGGGTAATGCGCATGGGTGTCCGATCTCTCTCGCAACTGCGTCATACTCCCGATAACACGCTGGAGCATCCTGTCACCACCCACGAGGCATTACGGCCGGTTATCAACAATGCTTCGGGCGGGGACTGCACCGAACTCGGCGATTGCGCGGCCGTCCGCACCGGTGTTTCCATTGGCGCGTTTCCATGGGCGCACCTTGAGGGCCAGGAGCGAGCGAATGCGAAGCGCGTGGTTTGTTGGTCTCGCCGCACTGATCGTGGCGGCTCCGGCGCAGGCCGGCGGGCCGTACCCGGCGATACCGCCCGAAATCGGCGTCGCGCCGTTCATCGGCCCGACCTGGGACGTTTACCGTTGCGCCGAAGGGCTGCCCTATAATTTCTACCACGGCGCCTATTACGGCGAGGAGCCACCGGCGATCTATCGCGGCTACGCCTACCGGCCGTATTACCGCTACAGCGCCTATCGCAAATGGCCGCGCAAGTATTTTTGCGTGGTCGATTGAGCGTTGCCGTGCGGCCACGATCGGACGGCAAATGCGGATGCGCCGGTTCCTGTGTTTCTTTTCAGACAGAAGGCCACCCGGCGCGCCGCTAGACTAGCGTCCACCGGGGCTGGCGACATTTCAATCCGGATCCCTTTTCGAACCCGGCTTAAGCCGCTGGCGTGATCGCCAGCGGCTTTTTCATGCCGCGCACCACGAAATCACACGACGGTAACACGTTCTCAACCTGGCTGTCGTATCGACGAATCCGTCGCGGATTTGTATTGCGTACCGCGACACCAAGAATGTCCCGCCGGCGTGGGTGCGCCGCGCGGGCATTTTTGCCGGGATCGATTTCATGCCGAGCGCAATTGAGCAGATCGTGGACGCCTATGTGCGGCTGAAGAACCGCCGTGGGCTCGACCAGCTCATGATGCACAGGCAGCGGCTTGCGGTCGATCTGAAGAGTAGGTCGGGCTACGATTTCAGCGAGCCGATCGAAAAGATCGACGAGGAGATCGCCGTCATCGAGGCGGGTCTCAGCCGGCTGAAGGCCGGCGATTCCGCCACATCGGGCGGCCGCCAGCCAATCTGACGGAGCAAAGCATGATCCGGAAAAGTGCGCAGCGGTTTTCCGAAAGATCATGCGCAAAAAAGACAGGCTAAAGCGCGATGACGATTCATCCTGATCTCATTGCGCTTTAGTCGCGCCGGCCGCCGTCGATGACGGTGAACAGCGGCCGTGCCGGGGTCGGCTCGACCAGCAATTCCTCCACCAGCGCGGTGGCCGCATCGACATATTTGCGCGTCGGCTTGTCGAGCTCACGCTTGGCCTCGTCGTCGAGCGCGACCTTGGCGGCCTCGACCAGCTTGCGCATCCGCGCCGCGTGGTCGTCGCCTGCCGTCAGCGTCGCGCGCGCCAGCGAGCGCAGCACAAACAGCTCCCCCTCGAGGCGGAGCAGGCGGTCGTTGAGCCTGGTGAGGACGGCGTTGAGGTCGGCCATGGCAAAATATTCGTTGCGGAGATCCATCCTGATCTAGCGGCGATCGGTGAACGGACTCCAAACGCGGTCGGCGCAATTGGGCCGATCTTTCGAGCCGGCGGCACGGTCGATGCCGTCGATGTGACCGATTGTGAGCCGCGGAGCCCGTGGGGCGCGGCATGGTCAGCAACTACATGACGTTGCGGGTGGACGTCTGGAGCACCGATCGATGCGCTCTGTCCTGATCCTGGTTCTGGTGACCGCAACGGCGGCGCCGGCTGTCGCTGCTTCGGCCCGTCACGCCCATCCGCGCCAGCATATCGTGGTTCGTCCGGCCGAGGACGCACCCGTGCCGCCAGGCTGGTACAAGTTTCCCGGCTATCCACCGATCCCGCCATCGGAGAACAGGAATTTGGATCCGTCCAACTTCGGCGGCGGCTGAAGCATGATCCGGAAAAGTGCGCAGCGGTTATCCGAAAAGATCATGCGCCAACAACAAGCTCAAGCGCGATGACGATCCCGATCGCATCGCGCTTCAGGCGGCTCATGCCGCGGTCCGCGCGAGATATTTGCGCGCGAATTCCAGATACCAGTCGAGGCAGGCGGGATTGGCCATCGCCTCCTTGTTGATGACCTTCTCGACGGGCTGGCCGAGCAGCAGCTTCTTGATCGGCAGCTCCTGCTTCTTGCCGGAGAGCGTGCGCGGGATCTCGGATACGGCAAAGATCTCGTTCGGAAGGAAGCGCCGCGAAAGACTGGCTTCGATGGCCTTGTTGATCTTGGCCTGCATCGCGCCGTCGAAGGTGACACCTTCGCGCAGCACGACGAACAGCGGCATGTAGCTGTCGCGGCCGAGATATTCGAGGTCGACGACGAGGCTATCGAGCACTTCGGGCAGCACCTCGATCGCGGAATAGAGCTCGCTGGTGCCCATGCGCAGGCCGTGCCGGTTGATGGTCGCATCGCTGCGGCCGTAGATGATGCAGGAGCCGTCCGGATTGATCTTGAGCCAGTCGCCGTGCCGCCACACCGGCCCGCGGCCACTGCCGTCAAAGTTGTCCGGATAGGTCTCGAAATAGCTGGAGCGATAGCGCGTACCGTCCTTGTCGTTCCAGAAATAGAGCGGCATCGACGGCATCGGCTCGGTGCAGACGAGCTCGCCGACCTCGTCGATCACGGCGCGGCCCTGTTCGCTGAAGGCTTCGACGGCAGCACCGAGCAGGCGGCACTGCATCGCGCCCGGCGTCTGCGGCAGCTCGCGATTGCCGCCGATGAAGGCGCCGGCGAAATCGGTGCCGCCGGAGATGTTGGCCCACCAGATATCGGCCTGCGCCTTGCTGCCGTTGGTCTTCGACAGCGCCGCGAAGCAATCGTTGAACCAGGCTTGCGTATCGGCGCTGAGCGGCGAGCCGGTCGAGCCGAGGCAGCGCAACCGCGACAGATCGCCGGCGGCGGCAAGATCGACCTCGGCCTTGACGCAATTGGCGAAGAACGCCGCGCCGGCACCGAAGAAGGTCGCTTTCGACTGCGCCACGAAGCGCCACAGCGTGCCCCAGTCCGGCTTGTCCTTGGTGCCGCCGGGGCTGCCGTCGAAAATGCAGCAGGTGGTGCCGCTGAGCAGGCCGCCGACCTGACTGTTCCACATGATCCAGCCGGTCGATGAGTACCAGTGATAGCGCTCGCCGAAAGAATTCTCGTGGTAGGAGCAGCCGAGGTCATTGTGCAGGCCGAGCAGCGCCAGCACCACGATGACGATGCCGCCATGGCCGTGCACGATCGGTTTCGGCAGGCCTGTGGTGCCGCTGGAGTAGACGATCCAGAGCGGATGATCGAACGGCAGCCACATCGGCTCGAACGCGTCGACCGCCGCGCCCGTCCTGGCGAGGAGATCGGACAGCAGGGCGTCAGGCGCGGCGCCACCGCCGGTTTCGGTGTGCAGGATCACGTGCTCGACCGTCGGTAGCGATTGCCGCAGCTCGGCCACCACATCGCGCCGGTCGTGCCGCCGCCCGGCATAGGTGACGGCATCGCAGGCGATCAGCACCTTCGGCTCGATCTGCTTGAAGCGGTCGATCACGGCGGGCGCGGCCATGTCGGGCGCGCAGACGCTCCAGACCGCGCCGATGCTCGCGCTGGCGAGAAACGCGATGATGGTCTCGGGAATGTTGGGAAGGTACGCCGCAACGCGATCACCCGGCTTGACGCCTTTTTCCCTCAGATGCAGCGCGAGCGCGGCCGCCTTGCGTCGCAGCTCCGGCCAGCTCGTCTCTGTGAGCTTGCCGTCCTCGCCGCTGCTGACGATCGCGGGCAGGCCGGCGGCTTGCGCCGCATCGACATGCCGGAACACCTGCCGCGCGTAGTTGACCTGCGCGCCGGGAAACCAGACCGAGCCTGGCATCTTGCGCTCGGCGATCACGGCCTCAAACGGCGTCGGCGATTGCAGATCGTAATAGTCCCAGATGCTGCGCCAGAACGCATCGAGATCGCGCACCGACCACTGCCGCATCTCCTCATAGCTTGCGAAGGTGAGGCTGCGCTGCTCGGCGAGCCAGTTGCGGTAGAGGGCGATCTGGGGAACGAAGGGAGCGGTCATTGCATATCGGCTTCAATTGCGGGGAGGGGAATCTAACCCGTGCCGCAGAGTAGCAGAAGCCGCAGTTCGCGCAGGCCGTAATGACGGCATGGAGGTGTCGTCGCCTCAATCGGTAGCCTGGATTTCGCTGCGCTCCATCCGCGCTACGCGACCGAGAGCGTCGTCTCAGCCTACCACTGCACGCCGGCCCAGCGCCGTCCGAACACGGGGGGCTTGGTCTTCACAGCTTGCCACCCGAAGAAGTGATGCTTGCCGGACCAGCTGTGCACCACGCCGCTGCAGATGCTGCATTTGAAGCTGCCGGAGTGCGTTTCGGCGTGCTCCTCGCGTGTCGCAGTGTAGTTCATGCTGCAACCCGCACAGGTGAATTCTTCGATCGTCCAGATGCTGTTGGCCATTTGCACGGAATGTTTTTGGGACCTCGATCCACGGTAGCCACGGGCCTTTGCGGCGGCGTAAACCGGGCGTGGGAAATCCGGTTAACGGGCGTTAGCCAAGCCCGGACGCCGTGCTGCCGCCGCAAGGTCATTCGTTGGTCTGACCATTCCGCATGTCCCGGTCGATGCGCATCTGCACGCGCCTGATGGCGAGCAGCGCCAGCCTGCCTTGCACCCGGCCGGAATGGATCTTCTCGCCAATGGCGTAGGCGTAGCGCCAATAGCCGGGCGCGCCGTTCCGTCTCAGCGAATAGTGGATGCCGCGGTGGATTCCCGCATGTTCATCGGGCTGTCTGGGAGCGGACGCCATCACCGCGGAATGCAGATGGGCCCGATGCGTTCCTAATCACCGAGGCGCGGGACAGGCCAGTTGTCTTGACGCCGGTGGCCGGGCTGGCAATAACGCCAAGGTTGCGCAAGTCTGGGAACCCCGCGTTGATACCGCAAGAAAGGTCGTGCCAGTGAAAAGCCTCCGTCAGCTCCTGACGGGAGAGGACATCATCCAGCTCCTGATCCGGGTCGTCCTGCTCGGCCTGCTGATCATCTGGACCTTCCTGATCATTCGCCCGTTCGTGCCGATCCTGGCCTGGAGCGGCGTACTCGCGGTCGCGTTCTATCCGGCGTTCAGCTGGGTCGCCAAAGTCCTGGGCGGCCGGCCCAAGACCGCGGCTGCGATCCTCACCTTGATCACGCTCGGCATCGTCATTGGACCGGCGACCTGGCTCGGCATCAGCGCCGTGGATGGCGTGCGCGAGCTGGCACGCCAGCTCGGCACCGGCGATCTCGCGCTCCAGTCGGCGCCGGAGCAGCTCAAATCCTGGCCGCTGGTCGGCCCGTGGCTCTATGAGCTCTGGGACCAGGCCTACAACAACATCCGCGCGGTGCTGCGCGAGGTGGCGCCGTATCTCCAGCCGCTGGCGGGACCGCTGCTGTCGCTCGCCGGCGATGCCGGTGTCGGCACCCTCCAGTTCCTGGTCTCGGTGTTCGTGGCCGGCTTCCTGTTTCCGCATGGGCCGCGGCTGGTCGCGGCCGGCCGCGGCTTCCTGTTTCGCATCGTGCCCGAGCAGAGCGAGCATTTCCTGGGGCTGGCGGGCGCGACCATCCGCGCCGTGGCACAGGGCGTGATCGGTGTCGCGATCGTGCAGGCGCTGCTCGCCGGCATCGGCTTCAAGCTCGCGGCGGTGCCGAGCGCGGGCCTGCTTGCCTTCATCGTGCTGCTGCTCTCGATCGTGCAGATCGGCGCCTTCCTCGTGCTGCTGCCGGTCATCATCTGGATCTGGACCGCCAAGGACGTCACCACGGCGCTGCTGCTCACCGTGTTTCTCGTCCTGGTCGGCTTCATCGACACCATGCTGAAGCCGCTCGTCATGGGGCGCGGCCTGACCACGCCGACCATCGTGATCTTCGTCGGCGTGATCGGCGGCACGCTCGCCCACGGCATCGTCGGCCTGTTCATCGGGCCGATCATCCTGTCGGTCGCCTGGGAGATGATGATGGCCTGGATCAGGACCGAGGACCGCGCGGAGGCGGACGAGGGCTGAGCGTCCCGCAAGGCTGTGATCAACGGTCCCGCCGAACTTGTCTAATCAGCTAGACAAGTTACGATATGCGAGATTCTGTTTCGAGCCTGCAATAGTCTACGAAAGTAATGGCGAAGTCTTCCAAGCTCGTCGCCGCCAAGCGCGGCAAGGTTTTGTTGGTCAGACGGCGATCGGACGGCCTGTGGATGTTCCCGGGCGGCCGCAAGCGTGCGCGCGAGTCCGACAAGGACTGTCTGCGGCGGGAGATCAAGGAGGAGCTGCCCAAGCTCAAGCTCGGCAGGATCAGCCTCTGGAAGGAAGTGACGGCCAGGAACAAGCGCTCGGGCCGCAAGATGAGCGATGCGATCTTCATCGCCAAGAACGCCAAGGGCAGGCTTGCGATCGGCGACAAGAACGAGATCGATCGCGCCGCCTGGCAGAAGCCGCGTGGCATCCGCCTGACCGCGACCTCCCGCTACATCCGCGATCGCCTGTTTCCGAGGAAGCGGTCGCGCCGGTAGCGGCGCGGCTGCGACAAATCGCCTGCGCCAGGGCGGATTCTAATCCGATCTGCCCGCCGACCGCTTGCGGCCTTCGAACGACCGTGGTGACGCTGCTTGCGTCTCCGGCGCGAGGAGCCTGGCCGCTTCGGCCTCGCGCAGCTCCTTGCGAACCTGGCGCGCGCTACGCATCGCACGCTTGATGAACGGGTGCTGGGAGTCCTCGGCGAAGAACAGCACCACCTCGCAGCTCGGACATTGCCTGGAATAGCCATCCTGCAACCGCCCAGCACGATCGCGGAATACGCTCTTGCACCGCGTGCACTGAATCTGGACCGAACTCATGCGCGGACAACAATGGCTGATGGAAATGGATCGCTAGCTGATCCCAAATGTCTGAAGAAAGTTTGAACGCGCTC
This is a stretch of genomic DNA from Bradyrhizobium sp. CB2312. It encodes these proteins:
- a CDS encoding NUDIX hydrolase, which codes for MAKSSKLVAAKRGKVLLVRRRSDGLWMFPGGRKRARESDKDCLRREIKEELPKLKLGRISLWKEVTARNKRSGRKMSDAIFIAKNAKGRLAIGDKNEIDRAAWQKPRGIRLTATSRYIRDRLFPRKRSRR
- a CDS encoding acetoacetate--CoA ligase, whose protein sequence is MTAPFVPQIALYRNWLAEQRSLTFASYEEMRQWSVRDLDAFWRSIWDYYDLQSPTPFEAVIAERKMPGSVWFPGAQVNYARQVFRHVDAAQAAGLPAIVSSGEDGKLTETSWPELRRKAAALALHLREKGVKPGDRVAAYLPNIPETIIAFLASASIGAVWSVCAPDMAAPAVIDRFKQIEPKVLIACDAVTYAGRRHDRRDVVAELRQSLPTVEHVILHTETGGGAAPDALLSDLLARTGAAVDAFEPMWLPFDHPLWIVYSSGTTGLPKPIVHGHGGIVIVVLALLGLHNDLGCSYHENSFGERYHWYSSTGWIMWNSQVGGLLSGTTCCIFDGSPGGTKDKPDWGTLWRFVAQSKATFFGAGAAFFANCVKAEVDLAAAGDLSRLRCLGSTGSPLSADTQAWFNDCFAALSKTNGSKAQADIWWANISGGTDFAGAFIGGNRELPQTPGAMQCRLLGAAVEAFSEQGRAVIDEVGELVCTEPMPSMPLYFWNDKDGTRYRSSYFETYPDNFDGSGRGPVWRHGDWLKINPDGSCIIYGRSDATINRHGLRMGTSELYSAIEVLPEVLDSLVVDLEYLGRDSYMPLFVVLREGVTFDGAMQAKINKAIEASLSRRFLPNEIFAVSEIPRTLSGKKQELPIKKLLLGQPVEKVINKEAMANPACLDWYLEFARKYLARTAA
- a CDS encoding RidA family protein, producing the protein MRILQPAEWKKPRGFSHGVEVEGPGRWVVLAGQTGGDEAGNYAPDMAAQVATALKRIVKLLGEAGAGPEHIVRLTWYLTSRSEYEAAGAGIGAAWKEMLGRNFPPSTLLYIGGLVDERAKVEIEVTAFIPNA
- a CDS encoding formyltransferase family protein translates to MRITLVGSRHFGVTTLNMLREHGFPVVRVVVADAEDRLAAAAKAAGIEVAVQTNPKLVVASEIAPDTDLIITAHSHARIGKDALAAAKLGGIGYHPSLLPRHRGKAAVEWTIKEGDPIAGGTIYHLADRMDAGAIAAQDWCFVKKGETARELWERALAPLGLKLLADVIDYAKVHKALPAKVQDEQFATSAPSLS
- a CDS encoding caspase family protein encodes the protein MRYLTLLASLMCMALSVSAAKADRRVAFVVGNGSYKNVAQLPNPPIDAKAMAATLRNVGFDVIEGSNLSRDQMTEKLLDFGRKAQGSDIALFYYAGHGIAVGGTNYLLPVDADIKSEMDVKLGAAINIDLTLEQTMGDAKVKLVFLDACRDNPFAAKIKSNSATRSVNVQSGLAEMKSGEGTLIAFATGPGQTALDGQEGNNSPFTRALIDNITRPGVEIQQAMTSVRAQVNEETHKGQLPWGHTNLIGAVYLNQAPTTQVANAAPTASGVVPAASGSNDGVELEYWRSVKESNKPEELNAYLAAYPNGQFKALALARLAAIKSGPSTATRTLNAGVDPAAFTDEASQLTEDQMGLDKNQRRDVQRRLTGLGFDTKQTGVFNEETRSVIKRWQAARGYPSSGYLNKPQHKALLAEVVAAPPTASDNSQKAARRASAPAGSSAPAPAPQRSSPGDAAGAAFVGGVVGGMMGGMFRR
- a CDS encoding AI-2E family transporter, translated to MPVKSLRQLLTGEDIIQLLIRVVLLGLLIIWTFLIIRPFVPILAWSGVLAVAFYPAFSWVAKVLGGRPKTAAAILTLITLGIVIGPATWLGISAVDGVRELARQLGTGDLALQSAPEQLKSWPLVGPWLYELWDQAYNNIRAVLREVAPYLQPLAGPLLSLAGDAGVGTLQFLVSVFVAGFLFPHGPRLVAAGRGFLFRIVPEQSEHFLGLAGATIRAVAQGVIGVAIVQALLAGIGFKLAAVPSAGLLAFIVLLLSIVQIGAFLVLLPVIIWIWTAKDVTTALLLTVFLVLVGFIDTMLKPLVMGRGLTTPTIVIFVGVIGGTLAHGIVGLFIGPIILSVAWEMMMAWIRTEDRAEADEG
- a CDS encoding DMT family transporter, which gives rise to MPPTPSKSMAALWMAGWLALMLVLAVAGREATRELNVFQIIEVRSVIGFALLLPMIYRSGGFKAVATKRLPQHLARNGVHYFAQLGWFYALTLIGIGQVVAIEFTMPIWTALMAATFLSERMTVWKIAAVVLGVVGVVMIVRPATSEINPGQLIALGAAIGFSISMILAKSLTRTESALSILFWMTVVQFVVGLLPTLYVWTWPSATLWGWLFVIGVCGTFSHYCLPSALRYADATIVVPMDFLRVPLTATAGWLLYSERLDAWTVLGAALILCGNLLNLKPASPVPARAQ